The stretch of DNA AAACCAAATCAACCGGTATCCTGAATCGGCTGATTGCAGAAAAAAATAATCCGAAGTGCGATGTATTCTGGAGCGGGGATCCTATGCGCACCGAAGTGCTTCGCTCCAGAAATATTCTCTCCGTGTACCATCCTCAAAATGCATCAGACATTCCAGAAACTTTTAAAGACAAGGACGGCTATTGGGTGGGTTTTTCTGTCCGCTCCCGAGTGCTGATTTACAACACAGAGCTCATGACAAGTACAACCGCTCCTCAGTCCATTTTTGACCTAACCCGTCCGGAATACAAGGGGAAAGTGGCCATGGCCAACCCTCTGTTCGGAACCACTACCTTTCATATTGCGGCACTTTTTGAGCTGATCGGAGAAGAAAGAGCGGCAGCTTTTCTGGACAGCCTGAAAAATAACGGCCTCGTGTTGCTTTCCAGTAATGGTGATGTCAAGAAAAAAGTCAGCCAGGGCATTGTGGCCTGCGGCCTTACGGATACGGATGATGTTTTTGCTGCGGTTCGGGAAGGCAACCCGGTAGACATGATTTTTCTTGACCAGCAGGGCATCGGTTCACTCATCATTCCAAATACTGTTAGTCTTATAGCAGGTTCACCCCATCCGGAAAACGGCAAGAAACTGATTGAATATCTACTGGAGAAGGATACCGAATCCAAGCTGGCATATTCCTGCGCCCAGATTCCCCTTCGGTCCGGAGTGGATGTGCCTGTCCATGTACCACGTATTGAAGATATTCGTGCAATGCAGATCAACTATCATGCTGCAGCGCAAAAGCTTGAGGCTATTCAGCCGTTTCTGAAACAATGGATAGAGAACTGGTAGTTTTGTTTGGTCCTGCCTAAACTCAACCTGGTGTTGAAACGCAAGGTCTCTTTTATATATGTGGCTCTGATGACCGCCTTCCTGCTTACCGCAGCAGTGCCTGTATTATTTACCCTCGGCAGCATTTTTTTTCATAACGGACATTTGACTGCTGAACATCTTCTTACGGTCCTGGGTAAAGACAAACTGGCATTGCTGGGGCACACCTGCCTTTCAAGTCTTATTGTTTCTCTTCTCGCCAACCTGTTGGGCGGAGGTCTTGGCTACCTTCTTGGTAAAACAGATATTCCTTACAGCCGTTTGCTGAAGCTTCTTTTTCTGATTCCCTTGTTTGTATCCCCATATTTTTTTGCAGTTGCCTGGAGAGATGTTTTTCAGGCTGCCGGCATCACCTACCTGCAGGGCAAAACATGGGTAGTTATTTTTATTCATGTGCTTTGTTTTTTTCCTCTACCCATGCTCATTATCTCTCATGCATCCTCGCAGATTCACCGCAGCATGATTGAAGCCGGGCTGCTTTACACAAATAGATTCAAGGTGGGAATTCATCTGGAATTGCCTTTGATAAAGCATGCGATTTTCTCATCTCTGTTGCTGACTTTCATTCTTTCTGCTTCCGAAATGACGGTGGCTACTTATTTTCTGGTTTCTACGTTCATGTCAGAAATTTTTATTCAGTTTTCAGCATTTTACAATCACGCGGAAGCCATTGCACACTCTCTCTTACTGGTTGTATTGTGTATGGTTCTGATAATTGCAGAGTATCCTTATTTGGTTAAAGCTCCTTTTTTAGCTACCGGATCAAAAGGCAACAGGCCCGACCAAATTAAACTTGGGCACCGGAGGATGCCCCTCTTTGCTTTGCTGCTGGGGTGCTGGGCATTGATTACATTGCTTCCCGTAAGCGTTCTGGGCATACAGGCTTTTGAACCTCCCCCTGAATTCGTCCAGATACGTAATGAAGTATTTAAAACGGAGGGTGCGGGTATTCGTGGTTATTACGTAAAGCAGGCAATTGATATGCTTGAGCCGGTACTGGCAGAAAGTGTGATATATGCGCTGCTGGGCAGCATCATAACGGTGGTTTTGGGCTTTGTGTTTGCCTACCATGTTCAACGTTATGGCCAAAAGCTTCCGCAGGTGCTTACACTGCTCCTCTTTGCCATTCCGGCCACTATTTTGGGCATCGGTTTAATCCAATTTTATAACCGCCCGGTTTTGGAAGTTGTTTACTCCTCTTTTCTGATTATTGCAATTGTCTATATGGCACGATTCACCTTTATTGCATTAAACATTATCCGGCACGCCATAGGCAAAGTGCCGCATGGTCTTGAGGAGGTAGCGGCCTTGTGTGGCATACCCTTATACAAACGGATATATTACATTTTGCTGCCTCTCATTGCTCCGGGCATTTTTGTCGCGCTTATTATCAGCTTTGTTTTCTGCCTGAGCGAAACCGGTGCAGTTATTGTAGTTTACCCTCCGGGCAGTTCGCTGCTGCCCATAAAAATCGCCACAGCCATGCATAGCACTCCGGAAGGACTGATGAGCGCAATGGTGTTTGTTGCTCTGGTAATTACACTGAGTTTTCTGGGATTATTGTTTGCCGTTTATCACATGCTTTCAAGAAAATATGCATGGACTCCAGTATAATTTTTGACAAAGTATCCTTCGGCTATGGCAGCAAACCGCTGTTCAGGGATCTGAGCTTCGCAGTGGCTGCCAACAAGCTCACCTGCCTGCTGGGTAGCACCGGTTGCGGCAAAACCTCTCTTCTCAGACTCGTTGCAGGTCTGGAAGTGCCTAAGGAGGGAAGAATTGTACTGAACGGACAAACGGTTTCCGGCCCGGGAATTTTTGTTTCGCCTTCTGAAAGACGTGTGGGATTTATCTTTCAGGATCTTGCTTTATGGCCGCATTTCACGGTTTTCCGAAATGTGGTGTGGGCCTTAAAACAAAAAAAGATTCCTGATGCTGACGCTCTGGCTCTGGACATGCTGGAAGCATTCAACTTGCAGGCACTGGCAGACCGTTATCCCCATGAACTGTCAGGAGGGCAGAAGCAACTGGTAGCACTAGCCCGTGCACTCGTGCTGGAACCTGAAATTCTATTAATGGACGAACCCCTTTCTAATCTGGACAGTAAAATGAAGTCCAGAGTGCTACGATATTTCCGTTCACTGAAGGATCAGTTTAGGATTACCTTGGTTTATGTTACGCATGACCATCACGATGCCGAGCTGCTGGCCGATGAGATTATGCTTTTATCAGATGATGGCGACTTGGTCATAAGTGGAGAAAAACAGCAGGTTTTGCAATCCAATGAGTTTAGATTGTATCTGGCAGCCGAATAAGCAAGGCAGGGGGCTTTTGCATAAAGTTGTATACTAATTCCGCGCAGCACTTTGGCGGAGTGCACAAGTAAAGCTAT from Chitinophagales bacterium encodes:
- a CDS encoding iron transporter is translated as MHTEYVYILLVIIILGYSCHHSAEEVVVYVTVDQAYAEPVLRDFEKRTGIKVKAVFDTEETKSTGILNRLIAEKNNPKCDVFWSGDPMRTEVLRSRNILSVYHPQNASDIPETFKDKDGYWVGFSVRSRVLIYNTELMTSTTAPQSIFDLTRPEYKGKVAMANPLFGTTTFHIAALFELIGEERAAAFLDSLKNNGLVLLSSNGDVKKKVSQGIVACGLTDTDDVFAAVREGNPVDMIFLDQQGIGSLIIPNTVSLIAGSPHPENGKKLIEYLLEKDTESKLAYSCAQIPLRSGVDVPVHVPRIEDIRAMQINYHAAAQKLEAIQPFLKQWIENW